The stretch of DNA ACCAGGACTTTTTCGGGTTCCTGGTGCGCACAGGTTTTCGCAAATGCTTCGCGCCGATTCATGGTAGTTCCTCAACGTAGGGAATTCCCAATTGTCTCAGCCGCTCTTGGGTTGGCCTTCCCTCGCTATCCCAGCCGCGCAGTGAGTAGTACAGCGGGAGCATTACGTTCATATCCGGCAAGGCGCCGGCAGAGGTGCCTGTCGGTCGAGGTTCCCCAGTGAATCTTGCCGGTAGACGGTCATCCTTCGCTGTGACCCCCAGACGAACGTTGATCAGCCGCTTCAACTGGAAGAGCCGGTCGCCAGTCTCCAGGACATCCTGTGTGGACCAATCCCATCCCAGCGCTGCATTGACCAGGGCGGTCAACCGTTCGGGGCCAAGGGAGCCTTTGATCATGAACTTGCACAGCCCAAGCGGATTGAACACGCCGGCGTAGTTCTGGTAATCATAACACAGTTTGACGTTCGCTTCGCTCGACTCGTGTCGCGGTACTGGTGCAGAATAGCCCAGGTCAGGGTGTTTCACACCATAGCCGTTCCAATATGTGGCGGCTTCCAGGTGACAGGCCCCTCGCACTCCAGTGGCATAATTGACCGCCATGCTGAAAAACGCGCGGGGGTCATGGTATGCGACCTCTAATCCCTTCACATGGATGGCGTACTGCTCCGCGCCTCTGCCGATCTGGCGAGCCGCCTCTCGCACCCCGCCGGCAAGTATCGCTCCTAGGCCCCGGCGGTGTGCGATCTGATGAATCATGTCCAGCATGGCATCCGCGCTCCCAAAGCGAAGCTCGATGCCTCCCGTGTCCTCCAGGGAGAGTATCCCTCGTTCGAACAGCTCCATGCCGAAAGCGATCACGGCCGAAGTGGAGATGGTGTCGAGGCCGTAGCGGTTGCACAAAGAATTGGCCAAGGCGACTGCCTCAAAGTTGCTTACGTAGCACATTCCGCCGAAGCCGGCGATCGTCTCGTATTCTACCCCTTCACCGCGCGGCACGCGATAGGGGCCTTCCCGAATCTCGATCTCCTTTCCGCACCCGATCGGGCAGGCGAAACAATGGGTGCGCTTTTGGAGATACTTGGGATAGAAGGTCTGGCCGGCCAAGTTTTTCACCTCCGGCCAATTCCCGAGCGTCCAATTGCGAATGGGGAAATCGCCGTATTCTTCGCTGACCATGACACCGCCGGCAGTCCCCATCATGGTCATCGGCAGGAGAGATTCCTTAAGAAACAGGGTCTGACGCTTCACCTCTTCCCGTAGTCGCTGAGGGTCGGGATACACGGGCCGTTGGTCGCCCCGCACCACAATCGCTTTCAGGTTCTTGCTGCCCATGAGCGCGCCCATCCCTCCACGCGCTGCAGCGCGCACATAGTGGGGTGGGCCGACCATGACGCCGGCGATGTTGACCAGGTTCTCGCCCGCGATGCCAATGCCGGCAATTTGTGCCCGGCGGTCCGTCTCGTTGAGAAGCACCTCTCCCGCTTCAAACCAGTCCTTGCCCCACAAATGGGAGGCGTCGCAAAAATGAACTTCTCCCGATCTTCCATCTATCCATAGGTACATTGGGTGCGCTGCGCGGCCCGTGACAATGACGCCATCATAGCCGGCCGCACGCAGTTCCGCCCCCCAATGATGCCCGGCGTTGGACTCGTTCCAGATGCCTGTCTCTGGAGACCGCCCGCACCATGAGGTTCGGCAGGCGGTCGGCACCATGGACCCCGTCAGCAAACCGTTCATCACGATCAGCGGGGATGCCGGGTCCAAGGGGTGGAGAGACGGATCCATCTCCTCATAATAGATTTTGGCCGCAAGCCCGGAACCCAACAGCCACTTCCGGACGTCGTCCTCGGTAATTGTTTGCACCGTATGAGATTGTGCAGTCAGGTCTATCCGCAGCAGTTTCCCTGCATAGACGGTCATTTCCGTGTCCCCTCC from Anaerolineae bacterium encodes:
- a CDS encoding aldehyde ferredoxin oxidoreductase family protein — encoded protein: MTVYAGKLLRIDLTAQSHTVQTITEDDVRKWLLGSGLAAKIYYEEMDPSLHPLDPASPLIVMNGLLTGSMVPTACRTSWCGRSPETGIWNESNAGHHWGAELRAAGYDGVIVTGRAAHPMYLWIDGRSGEVHFCDASHLWGKDWFEAGEVLLNETDRRAQIAGIGIAGENLVNIAGVMVGPPHYVRAAARGGMGALMGSKNLKAIVVRGDQRPVYPDPQRLREEVKRQTLFLKESLLPMTMMGTAGGVMVSEEYGDFPIRNWTLGNWPEVKNLAGQTFYPKYLQKRTHCFACPIGCGKEIEIREGPYRVPRGEGVEYETIAGFGGMCYVSNFEAVALANSLCNRYGLDTISTSAVIAFGMELFERGILSLEDTGGIELRFGSADAMLDMIHQIAHRRGLGAILAGGVREAARQIGRGAEQYAIHVKGLEVAYHDPRAFFSMAVNYATGVRGACHLEAATYWNGYGVKHPDLGYSAPVPRHESSEANVKLCYDYQNYAGVFNPLGLCKFMIKGSLGPERLTALVNAALGWDWSTQDVLETGDRLFQLKRLINVRLGVTAKDDRLPARFTGEPRPTGTSAGALPDMNVMLPLYYSLRGWDSEGRPTQERLRQLGIPYVEELP